In Mastigocladopsis repens PCC 10914, a single window of DNA contains:
- a CDS encoding glutamate--cysteine ligase GCS2: protein MFYFGIEHEVAFLNKEGKFADFSCTKFVEFNQIIEQLPMYPNDHTQLRVGDAGIRKKRWYIEGFERFADSEQVIDCVPKGIEIRTTIHPDIQSTIAELSESFHLLCEIAAQFGFSPILVSFNPYRTVYQPEPPLNDYEIKQLQAYPEEQTANIHMVTYGPDLNISVADLPIESVIDIGRKLTYYSPYIVPFSYSSPFYKGKLWQGLSVRTFVRTGKRPATLVFVEKQEQLIKSVPSLTKIARLPAEVGRIEFKAFDSCDDFSIYAALLSLLKGLVLDQTLMGRATIPDAALHQVSAQEGFDNEEIFAIASQVLQAAEVALVDDPDVHLLTPLKVLLQKRRTPAHQLIEVFNRVGVIEQVLRQTYKN from the coding sequence ATGTTCTATTTCGGTATTGAGCATGAAGTAGCTTTCCTAAACAAAGAAGGAAAATTTGCTGATTTTTCCTGCACAAAATTTGTTGAATTCAATCAAATTATTGAACAACTTCCCATGTACCCCAACGACCATACTCAACTGCGCGTTGGGGACGCTGGCATTAGGAAAAAAAGGTGGTATATTGAGGGATTTGAAAGATTTGCAGATTCCGAACAAGTTATCGATTGCGTTCCTAAAGGTATCGAAATCAGAACAACTATACACCCTGATATTCAAAGCACTATTGCTGAATTATCAGAAAGCTTTCATCTGCTATGTGAGATTGCTGCACAATTTGGTTTTTCGCCGATTTTAGTCAGTTTTAATCCGTACCGTACTGTTTATCAGCCTGAACCACCATTAAATGATTATGAAATAAAACAATTACAGGCTTATCCTGAAGAGCAAACTGCCAACATTCACATGGTGACATATGGACCAGATTTAAATATTTCAGTCGCTGATTTACCTATTGAAAGTGTGATTGATATTGGCAGAAAGCTAACTTATTACAGTCCATACATCGTTCCTTTCAGTTATAGCTCTCCCTTTTATAAGGGGAAGTTGTGGCAAGGACTGTCAGTGCGAACGTTTGTTAGAACAGGAAAAAGACCAGCGACGCTGGTTTTTGTGGAGAAACAAGAACAACTGATTAAAAGCGTCCCTTCATTGACGAAAATAGCACGTCTCCCAGCGGAAGTAGGTCGCATCGAATTTAAAGCATTTGATAGTTGTGATGATTTTTCTATCTATGCTGCTTTGTTAAGCTTATTGAAAGGTCTTGTTTTAGACCAAACCCTTATGGGTAGAGCAACGATACCCGACGCAGCTTTGCACCAAGTTTCGGCACAAGAAGGGTTTGACAACGAAGAGATTTTTGCGATCGCCTCACAGGTTTTGCAAGCTGCTGAAGTTGCGCTTGTAGACGATCCAGACGTTCATTTGTTAACACCACTCAAAGTTCTTCTCCAAAAGCGAAGAACTCCAGCGCATCAACTGATTGAGGTTTTCAACAGGGTAGGTGTGATAGAACAGGTCCTCAGACAGACTTACAAAAACTAG
- a CDS encoding hybrid sensor histidine kinase/response regulator: MMPEQQQRILGYFIEEAKDHLNTIEQGLLNLQSTLDDPEMINEIFRAAHSIKGGAAMLGLSSIQHTSHRLEDCFKVLKEHPVKVDQKLESLFLGVSDTLKALLEHLQEPFGLTEETANTLMSEAEPVFQWLHEHLELLVKQSSPEVTNSTYSRPEVSRATLLQATLKESESWQNLQTQVIHTLREMLQLFKQTATPETRQKLWECCHQLAKLGQELNLSNWCTLCRTAGNAIANPENTYLTLAKIVITDIKQALELVVAGRDTEITISQQLQALIRVEEAIELLEIPLDLLDESVNTPAELLELPEPIISSSTFETASLDEDAQTTSHPASIELLDFEPQDKITNLSELSEQFNEHDNVPLTPSNTETNNGSEVGITELNTLADLFEDESPDLVVTWDKEEILDINAKNKLTIDLSNSNTEETDSEADFLLDEETTRVPHQETRAKAEFTRTQLFGDVLEEENLESVTQETIGLTVELSSDKTVASENVTETLTQNNSKNLIDASEEIDDKVSSLLELVLDENEPLLTGGINQIQTETIPNIELSNNQENSFDDLFLETAKADPVEENASGSRRESKIPSYKNEILTLEDLFSETEDISRTLSENESTSTNLFTTLPETDDLIHFWEPEVEEGEKGEFYPILEHDAARELEEILLAAAAEDIFGDVDQPLRSTSENLNLEDLDLSFQTEDQQFNLMLSSETNEDLFEDLTPTNPTPSSLIDTDADNPIGAYYRAGSHTEISGFSQQPEALELTPEFTTSSPDSQEDLTQPSAELDIEFLEVENENTLPVLFEETLTDNSNDVQLFESTDNPFAEQQLDFLNNLLFTEPPEGISFTVSSESSQVQGHLETVNIEVETTSDTTVAASVQPDLELELDEDFFAAETMLAEAHPEQILQNIAKGELQAEESTVQINQKNLLDEFEISEDEQELVNAQEDDLSELLASLEIEDTAFVSIATTGTAEVVSSEEEFAQKIDASLDDEFAELDKLLDQEVVSGVSAAFKPEEMSAQAKLLGVVPNQVTSGAAKEDIDIRFQELEEMVKGDLPPRPSVSRAAKFEQLMKVPVKHLDDLSNLVGELVVNRNTLEQDQERLRQFLDNLLLQVQQLNDVGARMQELYERSLLEASLLASRRNSGGSYNNRDNMDRGFTELEMDRFTPFHTLSQEMIELIVRVREAASDIDFVTDETERVARQFRQVTTQLQEGITRSRMEPFAEVTTPLERGVRESAIKCGKQAQLAIEGRDTLIDKMILGHLKDPLTHLLNNAIAHGIETPEVRQAIGKPAVGAITVRAFHQGNQTVISVTDDGAGIDPEAVKAKVIKKGIMTPEQTQSMSHHDVYDLLFQPGFTTKEKEDELAGRGVGLDVVLTRISEIRGTINIDSTIGRGTTFTIRLPLTLSICKALCCVSDKARIAFPMDGVEDTLDIPVKSIQQGSDGQKYIPWRDTLLPLRPLKEILTFNRQLSRGNVYGGNRDEEMICVVVVRSANVLIALEVDLVLNEQEIVIKQFEGPAPKPIGVAGATVLGDGRIMPIADVLEIIDIFQGRISKQRGVSLWEQKANSVETDTSGVKVDPTVLIVDDSITVRELLSMTFNKAGYRVEQARDGQEAWDKLRSGLPCDLVFCDIEMPRCDGLELLSRIQKDPSLNHLPIAMLTSRGADKHRQMAIQLGARGYFTKPYLEEALLEGASRMLNGEKLVHSSSSS, translated from the coding sequence ATGATGCCAGAACAACAACAGCGCATTTTGGGTTACTTCATTGAGGAAGCAAAAGACCACCTGAATACCATTGAGCAGGGGTTGCTGAATCTCCAGAGTACCCTTGACGACCCGGAAATGATTAACGAAATTTTTCGGGCGGCTCACTCCATCAAGGGAGGAGCGGCAATGCTTGGACTGAGTAGCATTCAGCACACGTCTCACCGTCTGGAAGACTGTTTCAAAGTTCTTAAAGAGCATCCGGTTAAAGTTGACCAAAAGTTAGAATCTTTGTTTCTCGGTGTATCTGATACTTTGAAAGCGCTGTTAGAGCATTTACAGGAACCTTTTGGACTCACTGAAGAAACAGCAAATACATTAATGTCAGAAGCCGAACCGGTCTTCCAATGGTTGCACGAACATTTGGAGTTACTTGTAAAACAAAGTAGCCCTGAGGTCACAAACAGTACTTATAGCAGACCAGAAGTTTCTCGCGCAACGCTGCTACAAGCAACATTAAAAGAAAGCGAGAGTTGGCAAAACTTGCAAACTCAGGTTATCCATACATTGCGGGAAATGTTACAACTGTTTAAACAAACCGCAACACCGGAAACTCGGCAAAAGCTTTGGGAGTGCTGTCACCAGTTAGCTAAACTCGGTCAAGAATTAAATTTGTCTAACTGGTGTACTTTATGTCGAACAGCAGGAAATGCGATCGCCAATCCCGAAAACACCTATCTTACTTTAGCCAAAATCGTTATTACAGATATTAAACAAGCTCTGGAATTAGTCGTTGCAGGCAGAGACACTGAAATTACAATTAGTCAGCAACTGCAAGCACTTATCAGGGTAGAAGAAGCAATTGAATTGTTAGAAATCCCCCTAGACTTGCTAGATGAGTCGGTAAATACTCCAGCAGAACTATTAGAATTGCCAGAGCCAATTATATCTTCAAGCACCTTCGAGACTGCGAGTCTTGATGAAGATGCACAAACAACAAGTCATCCTGCTTCTATAGAGCTTTTGGACTTCGAGCCGCAAGACAAAATTACTAACTTATCTGAGCTATCCGAGCAATTTAATGAGCATGATAACGTACCTTTGACTCCTAGCAATACAGAAACTAATAATGGTTCAGAGGTAGGAATAACTGAGTTAAATACTCTGGCTGATTTGTTTGAAGATGAAAGTCCCGACCTAGTTGTAACGTGGGATAAAGAAGAAATTTTAGATATTAATGCTAAGAATAAATTAACAATAGATTTAAGTAACAGCAACACTGAAGAAACTGATAGTGAAGCTGATTTTTTATTGGACGAAGAGACGACTCGTGTTCCGCACCAAGAAACAAGAGCAAAAGCAGAATTCACGCGGACACAGTTATTTGGTGATGTCTTAGAAGAAGAGAATTTAGAATCGGTAACTCAGGAAACGATTGGCTTAACCGTAGAGTTGAGTAGCGACAAGACAGTTGCATCGGAAAATGTAACCGAAACACTCACGCAAAACAACTCAAAAAATCTGATTGATGCCAGTGAAGAAATAGACGATAAGGTAAGCAGTTTATTAGAACTGGTACTGGATGAAAATGAACCCTTACTTACAGGTGGAATAAATCAAATACAAACAGAGACTATTCCCAATATTGAGCTTTCTAATAACCAAGAAAACAGCTTTGATGATTTATTCTTAGAAACGGCGAAAGCAGATCCTGTGGAGGAAAATGCTTCTGGTTCCCGCAGAGAATCAAAAATTCCCTCATATAAGAATGAAATATTGACTCTAGAAGACCTATTTTCCGAGACAGAAGATATTAGCAGAACCTTATCTGAGAATGAGTCAACATCTACTAATTTATTTACCACACTGCCTGAAACAGACGATTTGATTCACTTCTGGGAGCCAGAAGTCGAGGAGGGAGAAAAGGGCGAATTTTATCCTATCCTTGAGCATGATGCAGCAAGGGAGTTGGAAGAAATTTTATTGGCTGCTGCTGCTGAGGACATTTTTGGTGATGTTGATCAACCCCTGAGATCGACCTCAGAAAATTTGAATTTGGAAGATTTGGATCTTAGTTTTCAGACAGAAGATCAGCAGTTTAATTTGATGTTGTCATCAGAAACTAATGAGGATTTGTTTGAGGATTTGACACCAACAAATCCAACTCCTTCCTCACTTATAGACACTGATGCAGACAACCCAATCGGAGCTTATTATAGGGCGGGGTCTCATACAGAAATAAGCGGATTTTCACAACAGCCTGAAGCTCTAGAATTAACTCCAGAATTTACCACTTCGTCTCCAGATTCACAAGAGGATTTAACACAACCATCTGCTGAACTAGATATAGAATTTCTTGAGGTTGAGAATGAAAACACTCTGCCAGTCTTATTTGAAGAGACGCTAACAGATAACTCAAACGATGTCCAACTTTTTGAAAGTACAGACAATCCTTTTGCAGAGCAGCAATTGGATTTTCTCAATAATTTGTTGTTTACAGAACCTCCTGAAGGCATAAGTTTTACGGTGTCTTCTGAGTCTTCACAAGTACAGGGACATTTAGAAACTGTAAACATCGAAGTAGAGACTACCTCAGATACAACAGTTGCAGCCAGTGTACAACCAGATTTAGAACTTGAATTAGATGAAGATTTCTTTGCAGCAGAAACGATGTTGGCAGAGGCTCATCCAGAACAGATATTACAAAACATAGCAAAAGGTGAGTTGCAAGCTGAGGAAAGTACAGTACAAATCAATCAGAAAAATCTATTAGATGAATTCGAGATATCTGAAGATGAACAGGAGCTAGTAAATGCTCAAGAAGATGATTTATCCGAATTGTTGGCTAGTCTAGAAATAGAAGATACTGCTTTTGTCTCAATAGCAACAACGGGAACGGCAGAAGTAGTTTCCTCAGAAGAGGAATTTGCTCAAAAAATTGACGCCTCTTTAGATGATGAATTTGCTGAGTTAGATAAGTTACTAGATCAGGAAGTTGTATCAGGTGTCAGTGCTGCATTCAAACCAGAAGAAATGAGTGCTCAAGCAAAATTGCTGGGTGTAGTGCCAAACCAGGTGACATCAGGCGCTGCTAAAGAGGATATTGACATTCGATTTCAGGAATTGGAAGAGATGGTTAAGGGAGATTTACCTCCCCGTCCCTCTGTCTCTCGCGCTGCGAAATTTGAACAACTGATGAAGGTTCCAGTTAAGCATCTGGATGACCTCAGTAATTTGGTTGGAGAGTTGGTCGTTAACCGTAATACCTTAGAACAGGATCAAGAACGTCTGCGACAGTTCTTAGATAACTTGCTGCTTCAGGTGCAGCAGTTAAATGATGTCGGAGCGAGGATGCAGGAATTGTACGAGCGCTCCCTATTAGAAGCATCTCTATTAGCCAGCCGCAGAAATAGCGGTGGCAGCTATAACAATAGAGATAATATGGACAGGGGTTTTACTGAATTGGAAATGGATCGGTTTACTCCTTTCCATACCCTGTCTCAGGAAATGATTGAACTGATTGTGCGGGTGCGTGAGGCAGCAAGTGACATTGATTTTGTGACAGATGAAACCGAGCGAGTCGCGCGACAGTTCCGGCAAGTGACAACTCAGCTCCAAGAAGGCATAACGCGATCGCGAATGGAGCCTTTTGCTGAAGTGACCACTCCTTTAGAGCGAGGAGTACGCGAGAGCGCCATTAAGTGTGGCAAACAAGCGCAACTAGCTATCGAAGGTCGGGACACCTTGATTGACAAAATGATTCTGGGGCATCTAAAAGACCCGCTGACGCATTTACTCAACAATGCGATCGCCCACGGTATCGAAACACCAGAAGTGCGACAAGCCATTGGTAAGCCAGCCGTGGGAGCCATTACCGTCCGCGCCTTCCACCAAGGTAATCAAACCGTCATTTCTGTCACCGATGATGGCGCAGGTATTGACCCAGAAGCGGTCAAAGCAAAGGTAATCAAGAAGGGCATAATGACGCCAGAACAAACTCAGTCAATGTCTCACCATGATGTTTACGATTTGCTATTCCAACCAGGTTTCACTACCAAAGAAAAGGAAGATGAATTGGCAGGTCGTGGCGTCGGTTTGGATGTCGTTCTCACTAGGATTAGTGAAATTCGAGGGACAATTAACATTGATTCCACTATAGGTAGGGGAACAACCTTCACCATTCGTTTACCCCTAACCCTAAGTATTTGCAAGGCTTTATGCTGTGTATCCGATAAAGCCCGCATTGCTTTCCCAATGGATGGTGTGGAAGATACCTTAGATATTCCTGTAAAAAGTATACAGCAAGGTTCTGACGGGCAAAAATATATCCCTTGGCGTGATACACTGCTGCCCTTGCGACCGCTGAAAGAAATTTTAACTTTCAATCGTCAACTCAGTCGAGGAAATGTTTATGGTGGGAACCGCGACGAGGAGATGATTTGTGTCGTCGTTGTGCGATCGGCAAATGTCTTGATTGCCCTAGAGGTAGACCTGGTGCTTAACGAGCAAGAAATTGTTATTAAGCAATTTGAAGGACCTGCACCTAAACCCATTGGTGTTGCTGGTGCGACTGTCCTAGGTGATGGTCGCATTATGCCCATTGCTGATGTGTTGGAAATTATTGACATCTTCCAAGGACGAATCTCCAAACAGCGTGGTGTCAGCCTGTGGGAGCAGAAAGCGAATTCCGTCGAAACAGACACTTCTGGTGTTAAGGTTGACCCGACAGTACTGATTGTGGATGACTCAATTACAGTACGGGAATTGCTGTCAATGACATTTAATAAGGCAGGTTATCGTGTAGAACAGGCGCGTGATGGTCAGGAAGCCTGGGATAAACTGCGTTCTGGTCTACCATGTGATCTTGTATTTTGCGATATTGAGATGCCCCGTTGCGATGGTCTGGAGTTGCTCTCGCGCATCCAGAAAGACCCCAGCCTCAATCATTTGCCAATTGCCATGCTCACCTCACGGGGTGCAGACAAGCACAGACAAATGGCAATTCAACTAGGTGCAAGGGGCTACTTCACCAAACCATATCTTGAGGAAGCTTTACTAGAAGGAGCATCGCGGATGCTCAACGGCGAGAAACTTGTCCACAGTAGCAGCAGTTCTTAG
- a CDS encoding prolyl oligopeptidase family serine peptidase: protein MSSQKHLSYPTSPKSNQVDNYHGTLVADPYRLLENPDSVETKAWVEAQNKVTFGYLQEIPAREKIKERLTKLWDYEKYSIPFKEGNRYFYFKNNGLQNQSVLYTLKTLDSEPKVLLDPNTLSEDGTVALSGIAISEDGKLLAYGLSTAGSDWQEWKVRDVETGLDLKDHLQWIKFSGASWTSDNKGFFYSRYDQPKNDKTKLEDVNYYQKLYYHKLGTPQSEDLLVYHRPDQKEWGFNGDVTEDGRYLIISVWKGTDPRNLVFYKDLTKPNAEVVELIQEFESNFNFIDNDNSIFYFRTDLDAPKGRLIAIESQNAKRENWREIIPEAVETLESVSTINNQFVAGYLKDAHSQIKIFNLNGSCVREVELPGIGSAGGFDGKRNDTETFYSFTSFTTPGTIYHYDMVSGKSTVFRQPKVDFNPNNYETKQVFYKSKDGTKVPMFITYKKGIKLDGNNPTYLYGYGGFNISLTPTFSVSSLVWMEMGGVYAMPNIRGGGEYGEEWHQAGMKLKKQNVFDDFIAAAEWLIANGYTKPAKLAIGGGSNGGLLVGACITQRPDLFGAALPSVGVMDMLRFQKFTIGWAWTSEYGSPDNQEDFKALYAYSPLHNLKPGTAYPATMITTADHDDRVVPAHSFKFAAALQAAHTGDAPVLIRIETKAGHGAGKPTAKRIEETADIWAFLVRTLDVALNY, encoded by the coding sequence ATGTCTTCTCAAAAACACTTGAGTTATCCAACCAGCCCAAAGAGCAACCAAGTAGATAACTACCACGGTACTTTAGTAGCAGACCCTTACCGCCTTTTAGAAAATCCTGACTCCGTGGAAACAAAGGCTTGGGTAGAGGCACAAAATAAAGTAACTTTTGGCTATCTTCAGGAAATTCCTGCAAGAGAAAAAATTAAGGAACGTCTCACTAAACTGTGGGATTACGAAAAATATAGTATTCCTTTCAAAGAGGGCAACCGTTACTTTTACTTTAAAAACAACGGACTGCAAAACCAAAGCGTTTTGTATACTCTCAAAACCCTCGACTCGGAACCAAAAGTTTTACTTGATCCAAATACCCTTTCAGAAGATGGAACCGTTGCTCTTTCGGGAATAGCTATCAGTGAAGACGGTAAACTTTTAGCCTATGGTCTATCTACTGCCGGTTCTGACTGGCAAGAATGGAAAGTCAGGGATGTGGAAACAGGTCTTGACCTCAAAGACCACTTGCAGTGGATTAAATTCTCTGGCGCATCATGGACAAGTGATAATAAAGGATTTTTTTACAGTCGCTACGATCAGCCGAAGAATGATAAAACAAAATTAGAAGATGTCAACTATTACCAAAAACTTTATTACCACAAGCTGGGGACACCCCAATCAGAAGACTTACTGGTTTATCATCGTCCAGACCAAAAAGAATGGGGATTCAATGGCGATGTGACAGAAGATGGACGTTACCTTATCATTTCAGTATGGAAAGGAACTGACCCCAGAAATTTGGTTTTCTACAAAGATTTGACTAAACCAAATGCGGAAGTTGTAGAACTCATTCAGGAATTCGAGTCAAATTTCAATTTTATCGACAATGACAATAGCATCTTCTATTTTCGCACTGATTTAGATGCGCCCAAAGGACGACTTATTGCCATTGAATCTCAGAATGCCAAGCGAGAAAATTGGCGAGAAATCATCCCTGAAGCTGTGGAAACTTTGGAAAGTGTTAGTACAATTAACAACCAGTTTGTTGCTGGTTATCTTAAAGATGCTCACAGCCAAATCAAAATTTTTAACCTGAACGGCTCATGTGTGCGTGAGGTAGAATTACCAGGCATCGGTTCTGCTGGAGGCTTTGATGGTAAGCGGAATGATACCGAAACCTTTTATAGTTTCACCAGCTTTACTACGCCAGGGACTATTTATCACTACGACATGGTAAGTGGAAAGAGCACAGTTTTTCGTCAGCCAAAAGTTGATTTTAACCCAAATAATTACGAGACAAAACAAGTTTTTTATAAAAGCAAAGATGGCACAAAAGTGCCAATGTTTATCACATACAAAAAGGGAATTAAATTAGATGGAAATAACCCCACTTACCTCTATGGTTATGGTGGTTTTAATATCTCTCTAACCCCTACCTTTTCTGTCAGTAGTTTGGTATGGATGGAAATGGGTGGTGTTTATGCTATGCCCAACATACGTGGTGGTGGTGAGTATGGGGAAGAATGGCATCAGGCGGGAATGAAGTTGAAAAAGCAGAATGTGTTTGATGACTTCATCGCTGCTGCTGAATGGCTGATTGCCAACGGTTACACAAAGCCAGCCAAGTTAGCAATTGGTGGTGGAAGCAACGGTGGACTACTGGTAGGTGCTTGCATAACTCAGCGTCCCGATTTATTTGGTGCTGCTTTACCATCTGTGGGGGTCATGGATATGTTGCGCTTCCAGAAATTTACCATTGGCTGGGCATGGACTTCTGAATATGGCTCACCGGACAACCAAGAAGATTTCAAAGCACTTTATGCTTATTCGCCACTGCATAACCTTAAACCGGGTACAGCATACCCAGCAACAATGATCACCACAGCTGATCATGATGATCGCGTTGTTCCCGCACATAGTTTCAAATTTGCTGCGGCTTTGCAAGCTGCTCACACTGGTGATGCGCCAGTGCTCATTAGAATTGAGACAAAGGCGGGACACGGTGCTGGCAAACCCACAGCTAAAAGGATTGAGGAAACAGCAGATATTTGGGCTTTTTTGGTGCGTACGCTAGATGTTGCACTTAATTATTAG
- the ligA gene encoding NAD-dependent DNA ligase LigA, translated as MDVVQATNTEAKQRVQELRQLLQKASYAYYVLDSPIMEDAVYDQLYRELQQMENQYPELLTPDSPTQRVGEKPATQFISVRHNIPLYSLENAFNIDELKAWEGRWRRQAPNVGEVEYVCELKIDGSALALTYENGILTRGATRGDGVTGEDITQNVRTIRSIPLRLNVEGVERLYATSLQRIEVRGEAFLPLEVFKQINEERQKAGEVVFANPRNAAAGTLRQLNSRIVAKRRLDFFAYTLHIPGRDDASIANTQWEALKLLQQMGFRVNPNHKLCFSLQEVAEYYKYWDTQRLNLPYMTDGVVVKLNSFKLQEQLGFTQKFPRWAVALKYAAEEAPTRVENIAVNVGRTGALTPLAQMRPVQLAGTTVSRATLHNADRVAQLDIRIGDTVIVRKAGEIIPEVVQVLQELRPDDAQPFVMPSHCPVCSSAVVREMGEAVTRCVNASCPAILKGAIEHWVSRDALDIRGLGEKLVHQLVDREVVHSVADLYDLTEDKLCELERMGKKSAQKLVEATAQSKNQPWSRVLYGLGIRHVGSVNAQLLSEKFPTVEQLAEASQADIETVHGIGEEIAQSVHQWFRISANQTLISRLKDAGLQFASAMEATAVSHSHQKLAGKTFVLTGTLPTLKRDEAKALIQQAGGKVTDSVSKKTDYLVIGEDAGSKLAKAQELGIPQLSEGELLEMLQD; from the coding sequence ATGGATGTGGTGCAAGCGACAAATACAGAAGCCAAACAGCGTGTTCAAGAACTGCGACAACTACTACAAAAAGCTAGTTACGCCTACTACGTCCTCGATTCTCCCATCATGGAGGACGCAGTCTATGACCAGCTGTATCGAGAATTGCAACAGATGGAAAATCAATATCCAGAATTGCTGACACCTGATAGCCCCACTCAAAGGGTGGGAGAGAAACCAGCAACCCAGTTTATCTCGGTACGCCATAATATTCCGCTCTATAGTTTAGAAAATGCGTTTAACATCGACGAATTAAAGGCATGGGAAGGGCGCTGGCGGCGACAAGCACCTAACGTAGGAGAGGTGGAGTATGTGTGCGAGCTGAAAATTGATGGTTCTGCCTTAGCGTTGACATATGAAAACGGTATTCTCACCAGAGGTGCAACCAGGGGTGATGGGGTTACGGGTGAAGACATCACCCAGAATGTGCGGACAATTCGCTCAATTCCTTTGCGGTTAAATGTAGAAGGTGTAGAGAGGTTGTATGCAACCTCTCTACAGAGGATAGAGGTGCGGGGTGAGGCGTTTTTGCCCTTGGAAGTGTTTAAACAAATTAATGAGGAAAGGCAAAAAGCAGGTGAAGTAGTCTTTGCTAATCCTCGAAACGCAGCTGCAGGTACCCTAAGACAACTAAATTCCCGAATTGTCGCCAAACGGCGGTTAGATTTCTTTGCCTACACGCTGCACATTCCTGGTAGAGATGATGCCAGTATTGCTAACACACAGTGGGAAGCCCTGAAATTACTACAACAGATGGGGTTTCGCGTCAACCCTAACCACAAATTGTGTTTCTCTCTACAAGAAGTTGCAGAGTATTACAAATACTGGGACACCCAAAGGTTGAATTTGCCCTACATGACAGATGGGGTGGTGGTAAAACTGAATTCTTTTAAGCTTCAGGAACAGCTGGGGTTTACGCAAAAGTTCCCCCGTTGGGCAGTAGCGCTGAAATATGCAGCAGAAGAAGCACCCACCCGCGTGGAAAATATTGCTGTGAACGTAGGACGAACGGGGGCGCTGACTCCGCTTGCTCAAATGCGCCCTGTGCAACTGGCAGGGACAACGGTTTCCCGTGCTACCCTACATAATGCTGACCGCGTTGCTCAATTAGATATCCGCATTGGCGATACAGTTATTGTTCGCAAAGCTGGGGAAATTATTCCGGAAGTGGTGCAAGTCCTTCAAGAACTCCGTCCTGATGATGCTCAACCCTTTGTTATGCCTTCCCATTGTCCGGTTTGCTCAAGTGCAGTGGTTAGGGAGATGGGAGAGGCGGTGACTCGCTGCGTCAATGCTTCCTGTCCTGCTATCCTCAAGGGGGCGATCGAGCATTGGGTCAGTCGCGATGCTTTGGATATCAGAGGTCTGGGCGAAAAGCTGGTGCATCAACTGGTCGATAGAGAAGTGGTGCATTCTGTTGCCGATTTATACGACTTGACAGAAGACAAGTTGTGTGAATTAGAACGAATGGGGAAAAAGTCGGCACAGAAGTTGGTGGAAGCTACAGCCCAATCAAAAAACCAACCTTGGTCGCGGGTATTGTATGGTTTAGGCATTCGTCACGTTGGTAGCGTCAATGCTCAATTGTTGAGTGAGAAGTTTCCTACGGTGGAACAGTTAGCTGAAGCGTCACAAGCAGATATTGAAACTGTTCATGGTATCGGTGAGGAAATTGCCCAGTCTGTACACCAGTGGTTTCGCATCAGTGCGAATCAAACTTTGATTTCTCGTTTGAAAGATGCTGGGTTGCAATTTGCTAGCGCAATGGAAGCAACAGCAGTGAGTCATAGTCATCAAAAGTTGGCAGGTAAAACTTTTGTGCTGACTGGTACGCTTCCTACGTTGAAGCGGGATGAAGCAAAGGCGTTGATTCAACAGGCTGGTGGTAAAGTGACGGATTCTGTGAGTAAGAAAACAGATTATCTGGTTATAGGAGAAGATGCTGGTTCTAAGTTGGCAAAGGCGCAAGAGTTGGGAATTCCTCAGTTGAGTGAAGGGGAGTTGTTGGAGATGTTGCAGGATTAA
- a CDS encoding Mo-dependent nitrogenase C-terminal domain-containing protein: MTSAVKSPYTSEQIAAWLRGLLTIAWADGDFDAQEQELITAITEDELAPGIKIESLDPIEPEELAAVLGKGTKTAENFLRTAVMIAIADGTYSSSEDYLLHQLCKTLEQPENLLEALRHTLEHPQPEVSVTAPIPLQAEPTQRQIDALRPMRDWLDQLDIQDPRVARFLCKMVPSHCPFERDVTLFGRKIVHIPPLCKLNPLYEQLVGLRFRALSYLADDCGEDISPYI; the protein is encoded by the coding sequence ATGACAAGTGCTGTGAAATCTCCTTATACCAGCGAACAAATTGCCGCTTGGCTGCGTGGACTTCTCACGATTGCTTGGGCTGATGGTGACTTCGATGCCCAAGAACAGGAATTAATTACCGCCATCACCGAGGATGAACTTGCTCCTGGCATCAAGATAGAGTCATTAGACCCCATAGAACCAGAGGAATTAGCCGCCGTTTTGGGCAAAGGTACAAAAACAGCAGAAAATTTCTTACGCACAGCAGTTATGATCGCGATCGCAGATGGCACCTATTCTTCTAGCGAGGACTATCTACTGCACCAGTTATGCAAAACCCTAGAACAGCCAGAAAATCTCTTAGAAGCCCTCCGCCATACCCTCGAACACCCACAGCCGGAGGTTTCCGTAACGGCTCCAATTCCCTTACAAGCTGAACCTACACAGCGTCAAATTGATGCGCTGCGCCCCATGCGCGACTGGCTTGATCAGTTAGACATCCAAGATCCCAGAGTTGCTCGTTTTTTGTGCAAAATGGTACCTTCTCACTGTCCCTTTGAGCGTGATGTCACACTGTTCGGACGCAAAATTGTTCATATCCCGCCGTTGTGCAAACTCAACCCACTCTACGAACAACTTGTCGGCTTACGTTTCCGCGCCCTATCCTATCTTGCGGATGACTGCGGTGAAGATATTTCGCCGTATATTTAG